From the Oryza glaberrima chromosome 5, OglaRS2, whole genome shotgun sequence genome, one window contains:
- the LOC127772765 gene encoding protein IQ-domain 26-like — MGKAARWFRNMWGGGRKEQKGEAPASGGKRWSFGKSSRDSAEAAAAAAAAAAEASGGNAAIARAAEAAWLRSVYADTEREQSKHAIAVAAATAAAADAAVAAAQAAVAVVRLTSKGRSAPVLAATVAGDTRSLAAAAVRIQTAFRGFLAKKALRALKALVKLQALVRGYLVRRQAAATLQSMQALVRAQATVRAHRSGAGAAANLPHLHHAPFWPRRSLQERCAGDDTRSEHGVAAYSRRLSASIESSSYGYDRSPKIVEVDTGRPKSRSSSSRRASSPLLLDAAGCASGGEDWCANSMSSPLPCYLPGGAPPPRIAVQTSRHFPDYDWCALEKARPATAQSTPRYAHAPPTPTKSVCGGGIHSSPLNCPNYMSNTQSFEAKVRSQSAPKQRPETGGAGGGGGRKRVPLSEVVVVESRASLSGVGMQRSCNRVQEAFNFKTAVVGRLDRSSESGENDRHAFLQRRW, encoded by the exons ATGGGCAAGGCGGCGCGGTGGTTCCGCAACatgtggggaggagggaggaaggagcagAAGGGCGAGGCGCCGGCGAGTGGGGGGAAGAGGTGGAGCTTCGGGAAGTCGTCGAGGGActcggcggaggccgcggcggctgctgctgcggcggcggcggaggcttcCGGGGGCAATGCGGCGATCGCCagggcggccgaggcggcgtgGCTCAGGTCGGTGTACGCCGACACGGAGCGGGAGCAGAGCAAgcacgccatcgccgtcgccgcggccaccgcggcggcggctgatgccgccgtggcggccgctcaggccgccgtcgccgtcgtgcggcTTACTAGCAAGGGCCGCTCGGCTcccgtcctcgccgccaccgtcgccggcgacacgcgcagcctcgccgccgccgccgtcagaaTCCAGACGGCATTCAGAGGCTTCCTG GCGAAGAAGGCGCTGCGAGCGCTCAAGGCGCTGGTGAAGCTGCAGGCGCTGGTGCGCGGCTACCTCGTTCGCCGGCAGGCCGCCGCCACGCTGCAGAGCATGCAGGCGCTCGTCCGCGCCCAGGCCACTGTCCGCGCCCACCGcagtggcgccggcgccgccgccaatcTCCCGCACCTCCACCACGCTCCCTTCTGGCCCCGCCGCTCGCTG CAGGAGAGGTgcgccggcgacgacacgaGGAGCGAGCACGGTGTGGCGGCGTACAGCCGGCGGCTGTCGGCGAGCATCGAGTCGTCGTCGTACGGGTACGACCGGAGCCCCAAGATCGTGGAGGTGGACACCGGGAGGCCCAagtcgcggtcgtcgtcgtcgcggcgggcgAGCTCCCCGCTGCTGCTCGACGCCGCTGGgtgcgcgagcggcggcgaggactggTGCGCCAACTCCATGTCGTCGCCGCTCCCGTGCTAcctccccggcggcgcgccgccgccccgcatCGCCGTCCAGACGTCGCGCCACTTCCCCGACTACGACTGGTGCGCGCTGGAGAAGgcccggccggcgacggcgcagaGCACGCCGCGGTACGCGcacgcgccgccgacgccgaccaagagcgtgtgcggcggcggcatccactcGTCGCCGCTCAACTGCCCGAACTACATGTCCAACACGCAGTCGTTCGAGGCGAAGGTGCGTTCGCAGAGCGCGCCGAAGCAGCGGCCGGagaccggcggcgccggcggcggcggcggccggaagcGGGTGCCGCTgagcgaggtggtggtggtggagtccAGGGCGAGCTTGAGCGGCGTGGGCATGCAGCGCTCGTGCAACCGGGTGCAGGAGGCGTTCAACTTCAAGACGGCCGTCGTCGGCCGCCTCGACCGCTCGTCGGAGTCCGGCGAGAACGACCGCCACGCGTTCTTGCAGAGGAGGTGGTGA